One genomic segment of Bradyrhizobium prioriisuperbiae includes these proteins:
- a CDS encoding ABC transporter substrate-binding protein, whose protein sequence is MRQFLGTSLLAAALLLATGQAHADIKVGVTVSASGPGAALGQPQMKAVAALPREIGGEKVTYIALDDESDPTKAAQNARKLVLDEKVDVLLGSSLTPVSLPLLDIAAESKTPLLAMAASNILVQPVDDKRKWVFKVVPNDDIMATAMLTYIAKTGAKTIAFIGVSDAYGEGYYKVLAELAPKLGLSIAGKEVYARSDASVTGQVLKTLASKPDAVFIASAGTPAVLPQKALRERGYKGPIYQTHGVATDDFIKLGGKDVEGAIFAGEAYTVADDLEANDPFRKVTAAYIEAYRASQNQPPVIFGAHVFDSMQLVAKALPAALKAGKPGTAEFRSALRDGIEQTKDVYLNNGLANMSPTDHNGYDQRSAFIIKVEGGKFRLVK, encoded by the coding sequence ATGCGTCAATTTCTAGGAACAAGCCTGCTGGCGGCAGCGCTGCTGCTCGCTACTGGTCAGGCCCACGCAGACATCAAGGTCGGGGTCACCGTCAGTGCATCCGGGCCGGGCGCCGCGCTCGGGCAACCGCAGATGAAGGCCGTGGCCGCGCTGCCAAGGGAGATCGGCGGCGAGAAGGTCACCTATATCGCGCTCGATGACGAGTCCGATCCGACCAAGGCGGCGCAGAATGCGCGCAAGCTGGTGCTGGATGAAAAGGTCGACGTGCTGCTGGGCTCGTCGCTGACGCCGGTGTCGCTGCCGCTGCTGGACATCGCCGCCGAGAGCAAGACGCCGCTGCTGGCCATGGCGGCCTCAAACATCCTGGTTCAGCCGGTGGACGACAAACGCAAGTGGGTGTTCAAGGTGGTGCCAAACGACGACATCATGGCCACAGCGATGCTCACTTATATTGCCAAGACCGGTGCCAAAACCATCGCCTTCATCGGCGTGTCCGACGCTTACGGCGAGGGCTACTACAAGGTGTTGGCGGAGCTGGCGCCGAAACTCGGGCTCAGTATCGCCGGCAAGGAGGTCTATGCCCGCAGCGATGCCAGCGTCACTGGGCAGGTGCTGAAGACCCTGGCGTCGAAGCCCGATGCGGTCTTTATCGCCTCAGCCGGCACACCCGCGGTGCTGCCGCAGAAGGCGTTGCGCGAGCGTGGCTACAAGGGACCCATCTACCAGACCCACGGCGTCGCCACCGATGATTTCATCAAGCTCGGCGGCAAGGATGTCGAAGGCGCGATTTTTGCCGGCGAAGCCTATACCGTGGCGGACGATCTCGAAGCCAATGATCCGTTCCGGAAGGTGACCGCGGCTTACATCGAGGCCTATCGCGCCAGCCAGAACCAGCCGCCGGTGATCTTCGGCGCGCATGTGTTCGATTCCATGCAACTGGTGGCGAAGGCGCTGCCGGCGGCGCTGAAGGCCGGCAAGCCCGGCACGGCCGAATTCCGTAGCGCGCTGCGCGACGGCATCGAGCAGACCAAGGATGTCTATCTGAACAACGGCCTCGCCAACATGAGCCCGACCGACCACAACGGTTATGATCAGCGTTCGGCATTCATCATCAAGGTTGAGGGCGGCAAGTTCAGGCTGGTGAAATAA
- a CDS encoding molybdopterin-binding protein: protein MTQNPAIALTGHETALALLLEGLAPVAPIELAVTDAIGCIAAPMPPLKTALPARSIAVLDGWALTSIDLAGASSYAPVPLAVAPAWVEAGDTLPQGCDCVLDASAVERAGPLFQVLGEAIPGAGVRRAGEDFAAGAVVIAEGRRIGVTDDMIARKLGLQDVAVRRPRVRLIDVPAAGGNATTIGMIAAQVRAVGAQIDRTVAAGRDTASVAKAIGGADCDLLITIGGTGAGRHDAAVAALATGARLLHGLALQPGRTAAVGRIGAMPVIAMPGAPDQALAVWWTLALPVLDRLSGRAPRRQIVKPLVQKIASQVGVTDVVLVKDVDAGWLPLAIGDLPLSALSQADAWLTVASASEGHATGSPVGVYPLRESL, encoded by the coding sequence ATGACTCAAAACCCCGCAATCGCGCTGACCGGGCACGAGACTGCGCTGGCCCTGCTGCTCGAGGGGCTTGCGCCGGTCGCGCCGATTGAATTGGCTGTTACCGACGCCATCGGTTGTATTGCGGCGCCGATGCCGCCGCTGAAGACGGCGCTGCCGGCGCGGAGCATTGCTGTGCTCGACGGCTGGGCCCTGACGTCGATCGACCTCGCGGGGGCCTCATCCTATGCGCCGGTGCCGCTGGCGGTCGCGCCTGCCTGGGTCGAAGCCGGTGACACTCTACCGCAGGGGTGTGACTGTGTGCTGGATGCGAGTGCGGTCGAGCGCGCGGGCCCGCTGTTTCAGGTGCTCGGCGAGGCGATCCCCGGTGCCGGCGTGCGCCGCGCGGGGGAGGATTTCGCCGCCGGCGCCGTGGTCATTGCCGAGGGGCGCCGCATCGGCGTGACCGACGACATGATCGCGCGCAAGCTCGGATTGCAAGACGTCGCTGTCCGTCGCCCGCGCGTTCGCCTGATCGATGTGCCCGCGGCTGGTGGCAATGCGACGACCATTGGCATGATCGCCGCACAAGTGCGGGCCGTTGGCGCGCAGATCGATCGCACCGTGGCCGCCGGCCGCGATACGGCGTCGGTTGCCAAGGCCATCGGCGGGGCCGACTGCGATCTCCTGATCACCATCGGTGGCACCGGTGCCGGCCGTCACGATGCCGCCGTGGCGGCACTCGCGACCGGCGCCCGGCTGCTGCACGGCCTGGCGCTGCAGCCCGGCCGCACCGCGGCGGTGGGCCGGATCGGCGCGATGCCGGTGATTGCGATGCCCGGTGCGCCGGATCAGGCCCTGGCGGTGTGGTGGACCCTGGCGCTGCCGGTACTGGATCGGCTGAGCGGCCGCGCGCCACGACGCCAGATCGTCAAACCACTGGTGCAAAAAATCGCGTCGCAGGTCGGCGTCACGGATGTCGTGCTGGTCAAAGATGTCGACGCCGGCTGGTTGCCGCTGGCGATCGGCGACCTGCCGCTGAGTGCGCTGTCCCAGGCCGATGCATGGCTCACGGTAGCGTCCGCGAGCGAGGGACATGCAACGGGAAGCCCGGTCGGGGTTTATCCCCTGCGGGAGAGTTTGTGA
- a CDS encoding ABC transporter ATP-binding protein: protein MTAPLLHVDDLRVSYGHVEVVNGVSLGIAKGGLVTVIGANGAGKTTLLNALIGLIPSRGAIDFNGEPAAILPLEQRVKRGIGLVPERRELFADMSVEDNLLLGGFRRSRAERAETLASVLERFPRLRERHRQLAGTLSGGERQMLAMGRALMARPKLLMLDEPSLGLAPRIIRDVFEILVGLREAGVSILLIEQNARSALRIADYAYVMELGRITAQGTPAQISEDAQLVESYLGFGKNAY, encoded by the coding sequence ATGACGGCGCCGCTGCTCCATGTCGACGATCTCAGGGTGTCCTATGGTCATGTCGAGGTCGTGAACGGTGTCTCGCTCGGCATCGCCAAGGGCGGCCTGGTCACCGTGATCGGCGCCAACGGCGCCGGCAAGACCACGCTGCTCAACGCCCTGATCGGGTTGATCCCGAGCCGGGGCGCGATTGATTTCAACGGCGAGCCGGCTGCGATACTGCCGTTGGAGCAGCGGGTCAAACGCGGCATCGGCCTCGTACCGGAACGCCGCGAGCTGTTCGCCGACATGAGTGTCGAGGACAATTTGCTGCTCGGCGGTTTCCGCCGTTCGCGCGCGGAACGCGCCGAGACGCTGGCCTCGGTGCTGGAGCGGTTTCCGCGGCTGCGCGAACGTCACCGGCAGTTGGCCGGCACGCTCTCCGGCGGCGAGCGGCAGATGCTGGCGATGGGGCGCGCATTGATGGCGCGGCCAAAGCTGCTGATGCTGGATGAACCCAGCCTCGGGCTCGCGCCGCGCATCATCCGCGATGTGTTCGAGATCCTGGTGGGCCTGCGCGAGGCCGGCGTCTCCATTCTGCTGATCGAGCAGAACGCGCGTTCGGCGCTCAGGATCGCTGACTACGCCTATGTGATGGAGCTGGGGCGCATCACTGCGCAGGGGACGCCGGCGCAAATCTCGGAGGATGCCCAACTGGTTGAGAGTTATCTCGGGTTCGGCAAAAACGCTTACTGA
- a CDS encoding O-antigen ligase family protein, with amino-acid sequence MLTAKTPPAPDVWAATKTWVKAAYIWRGPDAHLGHRARQLSVDILVVLLVLFLPWSTALASGLAITAVPALLVTVRPRPLWAAVNRPACLLPIALFLLAVVGMAWATGVPMRDRLHGADQLAKLLLIPLLFYHYRESPRAKWILTAFVASNVVLMIYSFLVFVSPTLAITMKVDQPGVPVKNYIDQSQAFALCAIWLTGLAIEAFNRNRKSWAIAFIAIAAAFLINLAFINVARTAFLYLPVMLLMLIARYLSGRKLLVALLACALVGAGIGVASPNLRLKVSKIFSEYDAYETKVAVDANVSVAARLEFWQKSITFFQSSPLWGHGTGSIKTMFERDAVGKTGLSAIVIGNPHNQTLAIAVQWGLIGCFALYAMWISHLLLFRHTGFVGWLGALAVVQNIVSSLFNSHLLDFYQGWIYVLAVGIAGGTAWRLGTETAPSMKSTAAHSAA; translated from the coding sequence ATGCTGACCGCAAAAACTCCGCCCGCCCCTGACGTGTGGGCTGCGACCAAGACCTGGGTCAAAGCAGCTTACATCTGGCGCGGGCCCGACGCGCATCTCGGGCATCGGGCGCGGCAACTCTCCGTCGACATCCTGGTGGTGCTGCTGGTATTGTTTCTGCCGTGGTCGACAGCCCTCGCCTCGGGTCTGGCGATCACGGCGGTGCCCGCGCTTCTGGTGACCGTTCGTCCTCGCCCGCTCTGGGCGGCAGTGAACCGTCCGGCCTGCCTGCTGCCTATCGCATTGTTTCTGCTCGCCGTGGTCGGCATGGCCTGGGCGACCGGTGTTCCGATGCGCGACCGGCTGCATGGCGCCGACCAGCTCGCGAAACTCCTGCTGATTCCGCTGCTGTTCTATCACTACCGGGAATCGCCCCGCGCCAAATGGATCCTCACGGCGTTCGTGGCCTCCAATGTCGTACTGATGATCTATTCGTTCCTGGTGTTCGTGTCGCCGACACTCGCCATCACCATGAAGGTCGATCAGCCCGGCGTGCCGGTGAAGAACTACATCGACCAGAGCCAGGCCTTTGCGCTGTGCGCCATCTGGCTTACCGGCCTCGCGATCGAGGCCTTCAACCGAAACCGAAAATCATGGGCGATCGCCTTCATCGCGATCGCGGCTGCGTTCCTGATCAATCTCGCCTTCATCAATGTGGCGCGCACCGCGTTTTTGTACCTGCCGGTGATGCTGCTGATGCTGATCGCGCGTTATCTCAGCGGCAGGAAACTCCTCGTCGCATTGCTGGCGTGCGCGCTGGTCGGCGCCGGAATTGGAGTGGCCTCGCCCAATCTGCGGCTGAAGGTCTCGAAGATCTTCAGCGAGTATGACGCGTATGAAACCAAGGTGGCCGTCGATGCCAATGTCTCGGTCGCGGCCCGGCTGGAGTTCTGGCAGAAGTCCATCACCTTCTTTCAATCCTCACCGCTCTGGGGGCACGGCACAGGATCGATCAAAACCATGTTCGAGCGCGACGCGGTGGGCAAGACCGGGCTCTCCGCAATCGTGATCGGCAATCCGCACAACCAGACACTCGCTATCGCGGTGCAATGGGGCCTGATCGGCTGTTTCGCCCTCTACGCGATGTGGATCTCTCATCTGCTGCTGTTCCGCCACACCGGATTCGTCGGCTGGCTGGGCGCGCTGGCGGTGGTGCAGAACATCGTCAGTTCGCTGTTCAATTCCCACCTGCTCGATTTCTACCAGGGCTGGATCTATGTGCTCGCGGTGGGCATCGCGGGTGGCACGGCGTGGCGTCTCGGCACGGAGACCGCCCCATCAATGAAGTCCACGGCGGCTCATTCCGCGGCGTGA
- a CDS encoding translation initiation factor 2, giving the protein MSARPGCAWIGPGSGEFSKMRILAACLLAISCAGCASVTRGWEEQIAISSTPSGADAVVSGSSYPAPCVTPCSIKVKRSDEISITFNKDGYEPQVVNLSKEIASNGAVGFAGNILIGGGVGMIVDGASGAALDHKPNPVIVTMQPIARPPAARPVKRKPPPKPVS; this is encoded by the coding sequence TTGTCCGCGCGCCCCGGTTGCGCTTGGATTGGACCCGGGTCTGGGGAGTTTTCAAAAATGCGAATTTTAGCAGCTTGTCTGCTGGCGATATCATGCGCCGGCTGTGCCTCCGTGACGCGAGGCTGGGAAGAGCAGATCGCGATTTCATCAACGCCATCAGGGGCGGATGCTGTCGTTTCGGGGTCCAGCTATCCGGCGCCGTGCGTGACGCCGTGTTCGATCAAGGTCAAACGCAGCGACGAGATCAGCATCACTTTCAACAAGGACGGATATGAGCCGCAGGTGGTCAACCTGTCGAAAGAGATTGCCTCGAACGGCGCGGTCGGCTTCGCCGGAAATATTTTAATCGGCGGCGGCGTCGGGATGATTGTCGACGGCGCCAGCGGCGCTGCGCTCGACCACAAACCCAACCCGGTCATCGTCACGATGCAGCCGATCGCGCGGCCCCCGGCAGCGCGTCCTGTCAAACGAAAACCGCCCCCGAAACCAGTGAGTTAA
- the fdhF gene encoding formate dehydrogenase subunit alpha has product MSKAPTKAPTITFELDGQQVEATAGESIWQVAKRLGTEIPHLCYSPEPDYRADGNCRACMVEIEGERVLAASCKRTPSVGMKVKSASNRAVAAQKMVMELLVADQPARATSHDPDSKFWHWAEKVGVEESRFPAAERWSSDTTHPAMSVNLDACIQCGLCVRACREVQVNDVIGMAYRSHESKIVFDFDDPMGESTCVACGECVQACPTGALMPSVLLDEHQTRTVYADKKVDSLCPFCGVGCQVTYQVKDEKVIYAEGRDGPANHNRLCVKGRFGFDYIHHPHRLTKPLVRLPNAKKDANDQVDPANPFTHFREASWEEALDIAAKGLVKIREEKGVKALAGFGSAKGSNEEAYLFQKLVRTGFGSNNVDHCTRLCHASSVAALMEGVNSGAVSAPFAAAMDAEFIMVIGANPTINHPVAATYIKNAAKRGAKLVVADPRRQTLSRHATTHLQFKPGSDVAMLNAMLHTIITEGLTDDQYIAGYTEGFDDLKERIKDFPPEKMEAICGIPAETLKEVARLYATSRASIIFWGMGISQHVHGTDNARCLIALALTTGQIGRPGTGLHPLRGQNNVQGASDAGLIPMFLPDYQPVGRTDLREPFEHLWKQELDPVRGLTVVEIMNAIHAGQINGMYIEGENPAMSDPDLQHARGALAMLDHLVVQDLFVTETAFHADVILPASAFAEKDGTFTNTDRRVQLARQVIKPPGDAKQDLWIIAQIGQRMGLDWNYSGPADVFTEMTQVMPSLKNITWERLVREGAVTYPVDDPSKPGNEIIFTTGFPTQSGRGKIVPAHVIPPDELPDHEYPMVLSTGRVLEHWHTGSMTRRADVLDQIEPEAVAFMTPKDMRRMKIAPGDFVRLETRRGAVEIKVRSDRDVPENMVFMPFCYAEAAANLLTNPALDPFGKIPEFKFCAVRCERIEMRTAAE; this is encoded by the coding sequence ATGAGCAAGGCTCCGACAAAAGCTCCGACCATCACCTTCGAGCTCGACGGCCAGCAGGTCGAAGCCACAGCCGGCGAGTCGATCTGGCAGGTCGCCAAGCGGCTGGGCACCGAGATCCCGCATCTCTGTTATTCGCCGGAGCCAGATTACCGCGCCGACGGCAACTGCCGCGCCTGCATGGTCGAAATCGAAGGCGAACGGGTGCTCGCAGCCTCCTGCAAGCGCACGCCAAGCGTCGGCATGAAGGTGAAGTCGGCGAGCAACCGTGCGGTCGCTGCGCAGAAAATGGTGATGGAGCTGCTGGTCGCGGACCAGCCGGCGCGCGCCACCTCGCACGATCCGGACTCGAAGTTCTGGCACTGGGCTGAAAAAGTCGGCGTCGAGGAAAGCCGCTTTCCGGCCGCCGAGCGCTGGTCCAGCGACACCACGCACCCGGCCATGAGCGTCAATCTCGATGCCTGCATCCAGTGCGGTCTGTGCGTGCGCGCCTGCCGCGAGGTGCAGGTCAACGACGTCATCGGCATGGCCTATCGCAGCCATGAATCGAAGATCGTGTTCGACTTCGACGATCCGATGGGAGAGTCCACCTGCGTCGCTTGCGGCGAGTGCGTGCAGGCCTGTCCGACCGGCGCGCTGATGCCCTCAGTGCTGCTCGACGAGCATCAGACCCGTACGGTGTACGCCGACAAGAAGGTCGATTCGCTGTGCCCGTTCTGCGGCGTCGGCTGCCAGGTGACCTATCAGGTCAAGGACGAGAAGGTGATCTATGCGGAGGGGCGCGACGGCCCCGCCAATCACAACCGGCTCTGCGTCAAGGGCCGTTTCGGCTTTGACTACATCCATCATCCGCATCGCCTGACCAAGCCGCTGGTGCGGCTGCCGAACGCGAAGAAGGATGCCAACGACCAGGTCGATCCGGCCAATCCGTTCACTCACTTCCGCGAAGCGTCGTGGGAGGAAGCGCTGGATATCGCCGCCAAGGGTCTCGTCAAGATCCGTGAGGAGAAGGGCGTCAAGGCGCTGGCCGGCTTCGGCTCGGCCAAGGGCTCGAACGAAGAGGCCTATCTGTTCCAGAAGCTGGTGCGCACCGGCTTCGGCTCCAACAATGTCGATCACTGCACGCGTCTCTGCCACGCCTCGTCGGTGGCGGCGCTGATGGAAGGCGTGAATTCCGGCGCGGTGTCGGCGCCGTTCGCCGCCGCCATGGATGCCGAGTTCATCATGGTGATCGGCGCCAATCCCACGATCAACCATCCGGTGGCCGCGACCTATATCAAGAATGCGGCCAAGCGCGGCGCCAAGCTGGTGGTGGCGGATCCGCGCCGGCAGACCCTGTCGCGCCATGCCACCACCCATCTGCAGTTCAAGCCCGGCAGCGACGTGGCGATGCTCAACGCCATGCTGCACACCATCATCACCGAGGGCCTGACGGACGATCAGTATATCGCCGGCTACACCGAAGGCTTTGATGATCTCAAGGAGCGCATCAAGGACTTCCCACCGGAGAAGATGGAAGCGATCTGCGGCATTCCCGCCGAAACGCTGAAGGAAGTGGCGCGGCTTTACGCGACGTCACGGGCCTCCATCATCTTCTGGGGCATGGGCATCAGCCAGCATGTGCACGGTACCGACAACGCGCGCTGTCTCATCGCGCTGGCGCTGACCACGGGGCAGATCGGGCGGCCCGGCACCGGGCTGCATCCGCTGCGCGGCCAGAACAACGTGCAGGGCGCCTCCGACGCCGGCCTTATTCCGATGTTTCTGCCGGACTATCAGCCGGTCGGTCGCACCGATTTGCGCGAGCCGTTCGAGCATCTGTGGAAACAGGAGCTCGATCCGGTACGTGGCCTGACCGTGGTCGAGATCATGAATGCGATTCACGCGGGCCAGATCAACGGCATGTACATCGAGGGTGAAAACCCGGCGATGTCGGACCCCGATCTGCAGCATGCGCGCGGAGCGCTCGCCATGCTCGATCATCTGGTGGTGCAGGATCTGTTCGTCACCGAGACCGCATTCCACGCCGACGTGATCCTGCCGGCCTCGGCCTTCGCCGAGAAGGATGGCACCTTCACCAACACCGATCGCCGGGTGCAGCTTGCGCGCCAGGTGATCAAGCCGCCGGGCGACGCGAAACAGGATCTCTGGATCATCGCGCAGATCGGCCAACGCATGGGGCTCGACTGGAATTACAGCGGCCCGGCCGACGTTTTCACCGAGATGACGCAAGTGATGCCGTCGCTGAAGAACATCACCTGGGAGCGGCTGGTGCGCGAAGGCGCCGTCACCTATCCGGTCGACGATCCCAGCAAGCCCGGCAACGAAATCATCTTCACCACCGGTTTCCCGACCCAAAGCGGCCGCGGCAAGATCGTGCCGGCGCATGTCATCCCGCCGGATGAATTGCCGGATCATGAATACCCGATGGTGCTCTCCACGGGACGTGTGCTCGAACACTGGCACACCGGCTCGATGACCCGGCGTGCCGATGTCCTCGACCAGATCGAGCCGGAGGCGGTGGCCTTCATGACGCCAAAGGACATGCGGCGGATGAAGATCGCTCCGGGCGATTTCGTGCGGCTGGAAACCCGCCGCGGCGCCGTCGAGATCAAGGTGCGCTCCGACCGCGACGTGCCGGAGAACATGGTGTTCATGCCGTTCTGTTATGCGGAGGCGGCAGCGAACCTGCTCACCAATCCGGCGCTCGATCCGTTCGGCAAGATTCCCGAATTCAAGTTCTGCGCGGTGCGTTGCGAGCGGATCGAGATGCGCACGGCTGCGGAGTGA
- a CDS encoding PilZ domain-containing protein — translation MPARKPSLKETPKKRKATPHDAWMTLKGGSAKRSAVLDLSNGRAEIKVHEPHPINGKPSVAFSKDVRKITRCRLVWRDESIVGLEFMVPV, via the coding sequence ATGCCCGCCCGCAAACCATCCCTCAAAGAAACACCGAAGAAACGCAAAGCGACGCCGCATGACGCGTGGATGACCCTCAAGGGCGGATCGGCCAAGCGCAGCGCGGTGCTCGATCTGTCCAATGGGCGCGCCGAGATCAAGGTCCACGAACCCCACCCGATCAACGGCAAGCCGAGCGTCGCCTTCTCCAAGGACGTGCGAAAGATCACCCGCTGCCGCCTGGTGTGGCGCGACGAATCCATCGTCGGCCTCGAATTCATGGTTCCGGTCTGA
- a CDS encoding NADH-ubiquinone oxidoreductase-F iron-sulfur binding region domain-containing protein, which translates to MSSNHSQKDLQKVRPFEHPGEGRRRAKATPKGRQVDPDAGHEIAELLGDRPRRRDLLIEHLHLIQDTYKQISAAHLAALADEMKLAFSEVFETATFYAHFDVVKEGDRAIPPLTIRVCDSLTCAMFGAEQLLHELQNTAGPEVRVVRAPCVGRCDTAPAVEVGHNFVDHATVDSVLATAKRGDTHAHLPAYVDYDAYIANGGYKLLERLRSGALSRDDVLKVLDDASLRGLGGAGFPTGRKWRAVLGEPGPRLMAINGDEGEPGTFKDRYYLETDPHRFIEGMLIGAHMVEAGEVYIYLRDEYPAARAILETEIAKVQSDFAGGPVLHMRRGAGAYICGEESSLLESIEGKRGLPRHKPPYPFQVGLFGLPTLINNIETLWWVRDIVEKGGAWWTSHGRNERHGLRSYSVSGRVKNPGMKLAPAGVTVRELIDEFCGGMADGHTFRAYLPGGASGGILPASMDDIPLDFGTLEKYGCFIGSAAVVILSDQDDVKGAALNLMKFFEDESCGQCTPCRAGTQKAALLMEQRVWNRDLLNELSQTMRDASICGLGQAASNPLTSVIKYFPDEFMPKEAAE; encoded by the coding sequence ATGAGCAGCAATCACAGCCAGAAGGACCTGCAAAAGGTCCGTCCGTTCGAGCACCCGGGCGAGGGGCGCCGCCGGGCCAAGGCGACCCCGAAGGGGCGTCAGGTCGATCCCGATGCGGGGCATGAGATTGCCGAGCTGCTTGGTGACCGGCCGCGGCGCCGCGATCTGCTGATCGAACACCTGCACCTGATCCAGGACACCTACAAACAGATCTCCGCGGCGCATCTTGCGGCGCTGGCCGATGAGATGAAGCTCGCCTTCTCCGAGGTGTTCGAGACGGCGACATTCTATGCGCACTTCGATGTGGTGAAGGAGGGCGATCGCGCCATTCCGCCGCTCACCATCCGGGTCTGCGATTCACTCACCTGTGCGATGTTCGGCGCCGAGCAGTTGCTGCATGAACTGCAGAACACGGCGGGTCCCGAGGTCCGCGTCGTGCGCGCGCCCTGTGTCGGCCGCTGCGACACCGCGCCGGCGGTCGAGGTCGGCCATAACTTCGTCGACCATGCCACCGTCGACAGCGTGCTTGCGACAGCGAAGCGTGGTGACACCCATGCGCATCTGCCCGCTTATGTCGACTACGATGCCTACATTGCCAATGGCGGTTACAAGTTGCTTGAGCGCCTGCGCTCCGGCGCGCTCAGCCGCGATGACGTGCTGAAAGTGCTCGACGATGCGAGCTTGCGCGGGCTTGGCGGCGCCGGTTTTCCCACCGGGCGCAAATGGCGTGCGGTGCTCGGCGAACCCGGGCCGCGGCTGATGGCCATCAATGGCGACGAGGGAGAGCCCGGCACCTTCAAGGATCGTTATTATCTCGAAACCGATCCGCATCGTTTCATCGAGGGCATGCTGATCGGCGCGCACATGGTCGAGGCGGGCGAGGTCTACATCTATCTGCGCGACGAATATCCGGCGGCGCGTGCCATCCTTGAAACCGAGATCGCGAAAGTTCAAAGTGATTTTGCCGGCGGCCCGGTGCTGCACATGCGTCGCGGCGCCGGCGCCTATATCTGCGGCGAGGAATCCTCGCTGCTGGAAAGCATCGAAGGCAAGCGCGGCCTGCCGCGGCACAAGCCGCCGTATCCCTTCCAGGTCGGGCTGTTCGGCCTGCCGACCCTGATCAACAACATCGAGACGTTGTGGTGGGTCCGCGACATCGTCGAGAAGGGTGGCGCGTGGTGGACATCCCACGGCCGCAACGAGCGCCATGGGCTGCGCAGCTATTCGGTGTCGGGCCGCGTCAAGAATCCAGGCATGAAGCTCGCGCCAGCCGGCGTCACCGTGCGCGAACTGATCGATGAATTCTGCGGCGGCATGGCAGACGGTCATACGTTCCGCGCCTATCTGCCGGGCGGCGCATCCGGCGGCATCCTGCCGGCATCGATGGACGACATTCCGCTCGATTTCGGCACGCTGGAGAAATACGGCTGCTTCATCGGTTCTGCCGCTGTCGTCATCCTGTCCGATCAGGACGACGTGAAGGGCGCGGCACTGAACCTGATGAAGTTCTTCGAGGACGAGAGCTGCGGCCAGTGCACGCCCTGCCGGGCCGGAACCCAGAAGGCGGCGCTGTTGATGGAACAGCGGGTCTGGAACCGCGATCTGCTCAACGAATTGAGCCAGACGATGCGCGATGCCTCGATCTGCGGGCTCGGCCAGGCCGCTTCGAACCCGCTGACATCCGTCATCAAATACTTTCCTGATGAGTTCATGCCCAAGGAAGCTGCGGAATGA
- a CDS encoding serine O-acetyltransferase codes for MAYPRPVQCTTLWATIRHEASAVAVDEPVFAAWMHEAILNHDNLATSLAQLIAVALGGDSDDRAAIRRLATEAYRADPALTDIAERDLAAPLARDPACPGPLHVLLHFKGYLALQASRVAHRLWRQGRVDLARELQGRISRSLHVSIHPSVQIGAGTFIDHGTGVAIGEGVVIGDEVSMLQGVTIGGDDRNAAPTIGHGVLLAAGAIILGPVKIGDFAKIGAGSLVTMSVPSGCTAVGVPARLVNCQPGARPASNMDQSLP; via the coding sequence ATGGCCTATCCAAGACCGGTTCAATGCACGACGTTGTGGGCGACAATTCGTCACGAGGCGAGCGCCGTGGCGGTCGACGAGCCGGTGTTCGCCGCCTGGATGCATGAGGCGATCCTCAATCACGACAATCTCGCAACAAGCCTGGCACAGCTGATTGCGGTGGCACTGGGCGGCGATAGCGACGACCGCGCCGCGATCCGTCGGCTGGCTACGGAGGCCTATCGCGCCGATCCCGCGCTGACGGACATCGCCGAGCGCGATCTTGCCGCGCCGCTGGCGCGCGATCCCGCCTGCCCCGGGCCGCTGCATGTGCTGCTGCATTTCAAGGGCTATCTCGCGCTGCAGGCGTCCCGCGTGGCGCACCGGCTGTGGCGACAAGGGCGCGTCGATCTGGCGCGCGAGCTGCAGGGCCGTATTTCGCGATCGCTGCATGTCAGCATTCATCCCTCGGTGCAGATCGGCGCCGGCACCTTCATCGACCATGGCACCGGCGTCGCCATCGGCGAAGGTGTCGTGATCGGCGACGAGGTGTCGATGCTGCAGGGCGTGACCATCGGCGGCGACGATCGCAACGCCGCCCCGACAATCGGCCACGGCGTGCTGCTGGCGGCCGGCGCCATCATCCTCGGCCCCGTGAAAATCGGCGATTTCGCCAAGATCGGCGCGGGCTCGCTGGTCACCATGTCGGTGCCATCGGGCTGCACCGCCGTCGGCGTGCCGGCGCGGCTGGTCAATTGCCAGCCCGGTGCGCGGCCTGCGTCGAACATGGACCAGTCGCTGCCGTGA